A section of the Oryza sativa Japonica Group chromosome 1, ASM3414082v1 genome encodes:
- the LOC4327522 gene encoding laccase-3 precursor, whose protein sequence is MASSSSSRLLFLLSCSVLALLAGAEVHHHEFIVQETPVKRLCKTHNVITVNGQLPGPTLEVREGDTVVINVVNHAQYNVTIHWHGIRQFRTGWADGPEFVTQCPIKPGGSYKYRFTIEGQEGTLWWHAHSSWLRATVYGALIIRPRENKTYPFEKPAREVPLILGEWWDADPIQVIREAQRTGAAPNISDAYTINGQPGDLYNCSKEETTAVPVKPGETALLRFINAALNQELFVSIAQHKMTVVGVDASYTKPFTTSVLMIAPGQTTDVLVTMDQAPTRYYLAARAYDSAQGVAFDNTTTTAVIEYDCGCATDFGPSIPPAFPVLPAFNDTNTATAFAAGIRSPHEVKIPGPVDENLFFTVGVGLFNCEPGQQCGGPNNTRFTASMNNISFVFPQTTSLLHAHYYGIPGVFTTDFPAYPPVQFDYTAQNVPRYLWQPVPATKLYKLKFGSVVQIVLQDTSIVSPENHPIHIHGYDFYILAEGFGNFDPKKDAKKFNYVDPPQRNTVAVPTNGWAVIRFVADNPGVWLMHCHLDVHITWGLAMAFLVEDGYGKLETLEAPPVDLPMC, encoded by the exons AtggcgtcgtcctcgtcgtcccggctgctcttcctcctctcgtgcagcgtgctcgcgctgctcgccggcgccgaagTGCACCATCATGAATTCATT GTTCAAGAGACGCCGGTGAAGAGGCTGTGCAAGACACACAACGTGATCACGGTGAACGGGCAGCTGCCGGGGCCGACGCTGGAGGTCCGGGAGGGCGACACCGTGGTGATCAACGTCGTCAACCACGCGCAGTACAACGTCACCATCCATTG GCACGGCATCCGGCAGTTCAGGACGGGGTGGGCGGACGGGCCGGAGTTCGTGACACAGTGCCCGATCAAGCCGGGCGGCAGCTACAAGTACCGGTTCACCATCGAGGGGCAGGAGGGCACGCTGTGGTGGCACGCGCACAGCTCCTGGCTCAGGGCCACCGTCTACGGCGCGCTCATCATCCGCCCCAGGGAGAACAAGACCTACCCCTTCGAGAAGCCCGCGCGAGAAGTCCCCCTTATTCTCG GGGAATGGTGGGACGCGGACCCGATCCAAGTCATCAGGGAGGCTCAGAGGACCGGCGCCGCGCCGAACATCTCCGACGCGTACACCATCAACGGTCAGCCTGGTGATCTGTACAACTGCTCCAAGGAAG AGACCACGGCTGTCCCGGTGAAGCCCGGCGAGACGGCGCTGCTGCGGTTCATCAACGCGGCACTCAACCAGGAGCTGTTCGTCTCGATCGCGCAGCACAAGATGACCGTGGTCGGCGTCGACGCGTCCTACACCAAGCCGTTCACCACCTCGGTGCTCATGATCGCGCCGGGCCAGACCACCGACGTCCTCGTCACCATGGACCAGGCGCCCACCCGGTACTacctcgccgcgcgcgcctACGACTCCGCGCAGGGCGTGGCCTTTgacaacaccaccaccacggccgtCATCGAGTACGACTGCGGCTGCGCCACCGACTTCGGCCCCTCCATCCCGCCGGCGTTCCCGGTCCTCCCGGCGTTCAACGACACCaacaccgccaccgccttcgccgcggGCATCAGGAGCCCCCACGAGGTCAAGATCCCCGGCCCCGTCGACGAGAACCTCTTCTTCACCGTCGGTGTCGGCCTGTTCAACTGCGAGCCCGGGCAGCAGTGCGGTGGCCCGAACAACACTCGCTTCACGGCCAGCATGAACAACATCTCCTTCGTCTTCCCGCAGACCACCTCGCTCCTCCACGCGCACTACTACGGCATCCCCGGCGTGTTCACCACCGACTTCCCGGCGTACCCGCCGGTGCAGTTCGACTACACGGCGCAGAACGTCCCCCGCTACCTGTGGCAGCCCGTCCCGGCGACGAAGCTGTACAAGCTCAAGTTCGGCTCCGTGGTGCAGATCGTCCTGCAGGACACCAGCATCGTCTCGCCGGAGAACCACCCCATCCACATCCACGGCTACGACTTCTACATCCTCGCCGAGGGCTTCGGCAACTTCGACCCCAAGAAGGACGCCAAGAAGTTCAACTACGTCGACCCGCCACAGAGGAACACCGTCGCGGTGCCGACAAACGGCTGGGCCGTCATCCGGTTCGTCGCCGACAACCCTGGGGTGTGGCTCATGCATTGCCATCTTGACGTGCACATAACCTGGGGCCTGGCAATGGCGTTCCTGGTGGAGGATGGGTATGGCAAACTGGAGACTCTGGAGGCGCCTCCTGTTGATCTTCCAATGTGCTAG
- the LOC4327524 gene encoding exocyst complex component EXO70B1: MAEDGEEKLLATVQHIVKTLGRTDTMTEDILKVFSNYDGRLSLDKLYATRAAAAAAAVAAAGGAGAGEHSVPASPPMPPPPAVPPAVAAMPAVTSLERTVRTLDRQISQFVTMDRLIWADSADADAFLEAVDDLIGTVQELDAAGTNRGLLDRADELLSRCMARLEDEFRALIERPDDVAPPAPGGFASDESEEEDYDADDGYGDEPIPIAKPVSDFDVVIDALPPGSVSDVHQIARRMVDAGFGRECAEAYAAARRGFIDESVARLGIRARTIDEVHSLPWEELEFDIARWIPAFKMVFRILIPSERRLCDRVFDGLAPYGDLAFVAAVRTQVLQLISFGDAVSAASRAPERLFRVIDMYEAVRDLLPDLDPVFADPYSAALRAEVSAVCNTLGSSIKGIFMELENLIRRDPARVSVPGGGIHPITRYVMNYLRAACGSRQTLEEVMEGDLGAVGGAAIAVDPDRPTSSLAVHIAWIMDVLHKNLETKSKIYRDPPLASIFLMNNGKYIIHKVNDSELGVLLGDEWMKQMMSRVRRWSLEYQRGAWAKVMSVLQTGGPGIGSLPAKALLQKLRMFNGYLEEICAIQSEWVIADEQLREDVRAAITDSVKSAYMGLISRLKSSPEAAQDLFIKHSPEDVEARIQHLFEGVSK; encoded by the coding sequence AtggcggaggacggcgaggagaaGCTGCTCGCCACGGTGCAGCACATCGTCAAGACCCTGGGCCGCACCGACACGATGACGGAGGATATACTGAAGGTCTTCTCCAACTACGACGGCCGCCTCTCGCTGGACAAACTCTACGCCAcgcgggctgcggcggcggcggcggcggtcgcggcggctggaggagcgGGTGCTGGGGAGCACTCGgtgccggcgtcgccgccgatgccgccccCGCCCGCGGTTcccccggcggtggcggcgatgccgGCGGTGACGTCACTGGAGCGGACCGTGCGCACGCTGGACCGGCAGATCTCGCAGTTCGTGACGATGGATAGGCTGATTTGGGCCGACTCGGCGGACGCGGACGCGTTCCTGGAGGCGGTGGACGACCTAATCGGCACCGTGCAGGAGCTGGACGCAGCTGGGACCAACCGCGGGCTGCTCGACCGTGCCGATGAGCTGCTCAGCCGGTGTATGGCCCGGCTGGAGGATGAATTCCGGGCGCTCATAGAGCGCCCCGACGACGTGGCGCCGCCAGCGCCCGGCGGGTTCGCTTCTGAtgagagcgaggaggaggactaCGACGCGGACGACGGCTACGGCGATGAGCCAATCCCAATCGCCAAGCCGGTCTCGGACTTCGACGTGGTCATCGACGCCCTCCCCCCGGGATCGGTCTCCGACGTGCACCAGATCGCGAGGCGGATGGTGGACGCTGGCTTCGGCCGCGAGTGTGCCGAGGCGTACGCGGCCGCACGCCGCGGATTTATCGACGAGAGCGTCGCCCGCCTCGGCATCCGTGCCCGCACTATCGACGAGGTTCACTCCTTGCCGTGGGAGGAGCTCGAGTTCGACATTGCCCGATGGATCCCGGCCTTCAAGATGGTGTTCCGCATCCTGATCCCCAGCGAGCGCCGCCTCTGCGACCGTGTCTTTGACGGCCTCGCCCCTTATGGCGACCTCGCTTTTGTTGCTGCAGTTCGTACCCAGGTGCTGCAGCTTATCTCCTTCGGCGACGCAGTTTCTGCTGCTAGTCGTGCTCCAGAGCGCCTCTTCCGTGTCATTGACATGTATGAGGCCGTGCGAGACCTCCTTCCTGACCTCGACCCTGTCTTTGCTGATCCCTACTCTGCTGCACTTCGTGCCGAGGTCTCTGCTGTTTGCAACACCCTTGGTTCCTCTATCAAAGGTATATTCATGGAATTGGAAAATCTCATCCGACGTGATCCTGCCCGTGTTTCTGTTCCTGGTGGTGGCATACACCCAATCACCCGGTATGTGATGAACTATCTCCGTGCTGCGTGTGGATCAAGACAGACACTGGAAGAGGTGATGGAAGGTGACTTAGGTGCTGTTGGCGGGGCAGCTATTGCTGTTGATCCCGATCGCCCCACTTCGTCACTTGCAGTGCACATTGCATGGATCATGGATGTGCTTCACAAGAATTTGGAGACCAAATCTAAGATATATAGGGACCCGCCACTTGCATCCATATTCTTGATGAACAACGGGAAGTACATTATTCACAAGGTGAATGACAGTGAGCTTGGGGTTTTGCTTGGTGATGAGTGGATGAAGCAGATGATGAGTAGAGTGCGCCGTTGGAGTTTGGAGTACCAGCGTGGGGCTTGGGCAAAGGTCATGTCAGTGTTGCAGACGGGTGGTCCTGGCATTGGTAGTCTCCCTGCAAAGGCCTTGCTACAAAAACTGCGGATGTTTAAtggctacttggaagagataTGTGCTATCCAGTCAGAATGGGTGATTGCAGATGAGCAGCTGCGCGAGGATGTTAGGGCAGCAATAACAGATTCTGTGAAGTCTGCATATATGGGCTTGATTTCAAGGTTGAAATCATCTCCGGAAGCTGCACAGGACTTGTTCATCAAGCATTCCCCAGAAGATGTCGAAGCACGAATCCAGCACCTGTTTGAAGGAGTGTCCAAGTGA
- the LOC4327525 gene encoding exocyst complex component EXO70B1, with translation MAGMEDTLQALNDLISQFLCLNRPLWSSSDDADAFLEAVDELTSTIHSLESMSADHILLESFDHLLERCSLRLGEELQHLIDASGFDTNCSYPNTRKSHDDDDDRHTLVAQPVSNFDIIVDALPEGVIFEANRIAKRMVAAGFGDSCAETYASSRLNFIDESIARLGVHAHMAEMFKSASWEELEIQIMCWIPAIRVVFHILIPSERHLCDSIFEGFTSYSDVAFVTACHPFLQLLSFGNFIAAAGKNPECLFRIVDMYDAVRDILPVLDDAFNPEVAALRECLGLSIKAILMALENLVRRDPSESCPLDGGVHPMTRYVMNYLVTACVSRHTLEEVMLLEFGSSDPSGNCPIEPDRPTSSLAIHLAWIVDVLTGNLVSKSKVYSHAPLSCVFLVNNGIYIIKKVNGCELKVLLGEDWIKVIHSKVNQWILEYRRATWGKAIMILEMDKRFCSNVNVITEKLSRFNNFVEAICQVQSRWVLVDKQQGVDFSILVEELVIPAYRDMAEMLKATGSAGESYMRLEDVRSRIQQLFKAMTSQMVEDLPSRTASHPG, from the exons ATGGCTGGCATGGAGGATACTCTGCAGGCACTTAACGACCTGATTTCCCAATTTCTCTGCTTGAATCGGCCCCTCTGGTCTAGTTCTGATGATGCTGATGCCTTCTTAGAAGCTGTGGATGAACTAACTTCCACCATCCACAGCCTTGAAAGCATGTCAGCGGACCATATCCTCCTTGAGAGTTTTGACCATCTTCTAGAGCGTTGTTCCTTGAGGCTTGGAGAAGAGTTGCAGCACCTGATTGATGCATCTGGCTTCGATACCAACTGCAGCTACCCCAACACCAGGAAAAgccatgatgatgatgatgataggCACACCCTTGTAGCCCAGCCAGTTAGCAACTTCGACATCATTGTTGATGCTTTACCTGAGGGCGTAATCTTTGAGGCAAACCGAATTGCAAAGAGGATGGTTGCCGCTGGTTTTGGTGATTCATGTGCTGAGACCTATGCTTCTTCACGCCTCAACTTCATTGATGAGAGCATTGCACGCCTTGGGGTTCATGCTCACATGGCAGAGATGTTCAAGTCAGCATCGTGGGAGGAGCTTGAGATTCAAATCATGTGCTGGATCCCTGCAATTCGTGTTGTGTTTCACATCTTGATCCCAAGTGAAAGACACCTGTGTGATAGCATTTTTGAGGGTTTCACATCCTACAGTGACGTTGCTTTTGTCACTGCGTGTCATCCATTTCTCCAACTCCTATCCTTCGGAAATTTTATTGCCGCTGCTGGAAAAAATCCAGAATGTCTATTCCGCATAGTTGATATGTATGATGCTGTACGTGATATACTTCCTGTTCTTGATGATGCTTTTAATCCTGAAGTAGCTGCTCTTCGTGAATGCCTCGGATTGTCAATTAAGGCCATCTTAATGGCTCTTGAAAACCTAGTACGACGTGATCCAAGTGAGTCTTGTCCACTAGATGGTGGAGTGCATCCAATGACAAGGTATGTGATGAACTACCTTGTGACAGCATGTGTTTCTCGCCATACTTTGGAAGAAGTGATGCTATTAGAGTTTGGTAGTTCTGATCCTTCTGGAAACTGTCCAATAGAACCTGATCGTCCAACATCATCACTGGCAATCCACCTTGCTTGGATTGTGGATGTGCTCACGGGAAATCTTGTTTCAAAATCCAAGGTTTATAGCCATGCTCCTCTCAGTTGTGTCTTCCTGGTTAACAATGGGATCTATATAATCAAGAAAGTCAATGGTTGTGAACTCAAGGTCTTGCTGGGTGAGGATTGGATCAAGGTAATACATTCAAAGGTTAACCAATGGATTTTGGAATACCGACGGGCTACCTGGGGTAAGGCTATCATGATACTTGAGATGGACAAAAGGTTTTGCAGCAACGTGAATGTTATTACAGAGAAGCTGAGCCGTTTTAACAACTTTGTAGAAGCAATTTGCCAAGTGCAGTCACGGTGGGTCTTGGTGGATAAGCAGCAAGGAGTGGATTTTAGCATTTTAGTGGAGGAGCTGGTAATTCCAGCCTACAGGGATATGGCTGAGATGTTGAAGGCAACAGGATCTGCAGGAGAGTCATATATGCGACTTGAGGATGTGAGATCACGAATTCAGCAGTTGTTCAAAGCAATGACCAG CCAAATGGTGGAAGACCTGCCAAGCAGAACTGCCTCCCACCCAGGCTAA
- the LOC4327526 gene encoding GDSL esterase/lipase At1g58430, protein MAHTILLLVVLLLSSTTTISTSKRTQPKFSAIFYFGDSVLDTGNNNYIPTLAVGNHAPYGRNFPGRKPTGRFSNGRLVPDLLNEKLQLKEFSPPFLEKDLSNNDIMTGVNFASAGSGFEDQTSRLSNTLPMSKQVNLFKEYLLRLRNIVGEEEASRIIENSLIFISSGTNDFTRYYRSLKRKKMNIGEYQDSVLRIAQASVKELFSLGGRQFCLAGLPPFGCTPFQITLSGDPDRACVDEQNRDAQAYNSKLEKLLPALQGSLHGSKIVYLDAYQAFKEILDNPAKYGFIEITRGCCGTGLREVGLLCNALSPICRNESSFVFYDAVHPTERVYRITTDYILKNAIPQFS, encoded by the exons ATGGCGCACACCATTCTACTCCTAGTAGTGCTCctcctttcctccaccaccaccatttcCACCTCCAAGAGAACTCAGCCAAAGTTCTCGGCTATCTTCTACTTTGGCGACTCCGTTCTCGACACCGGCAACAACAATTATATCCCAACATTGGCTGTGGGAAACCATGCTCCTTACGGCAGGAACTTCCCAGGAAGAAAGCCAACAGGGAGGTTCTCCAATGGCCGGCTTGTTCCAGACCTCCTCAATGAGAAGCTGCAGCTCAAAGAATTCTCACCACCATTCCTGGAGAAGGACCTGTCCAACAATGACATCATGACCGGGGTGAACTTCGCGTCGGCTGGTTCAGGATTTGAAGACCAGACGTCACGCTTGTCCAATACCCTGCCAATGTCGAAACAGGTGAACCTCTTCAAGGAGTACCTCCTCCGGCTCAGGAACATcgtcggagaggaggaggcttcCAGGATCATAGAGAACTCCCTGATATTTATCAGCTCAGGAACCAATGACTTCACACGTTATTATCGTTCCTtaaagaggaagaagatgaacataGGTGAATACCAGGATAGTGTACTCCGGATAGCACAGGCTTCTGTCAAG GAACTGTTTAGCCTGGGTGGGAGGCAGTTCTGCTTGGCAGGTCTTCCACCATTTGGCTGCACACCATTTCAGATTACGTTAAGTGGAGATCCTGACAGAGCATGTGTGGATGAGCAGAACAGGGATGCCCAGGCCTACAACTCTAAACTTGAAAAGCTACTTCCAGCATTGCAAGGCTCACTCCATGGAAGCAAAATTGTCTACTTGGATGCCTATCAAGCTTTCAAGGAGATCCTCGACAATCCCGCTAAATATG GATTTATAGAGATAACACGAGGATGTTGTGGGACTGGGCTCAGAGAAGTCGGACTGTTGTGCAATGCATTGAGCCCTATCTGCAGGAACGAGTCATCATTTGTATTTTACGATGCTGTGCACCCAACAGAGAGGGTCTATAGGATAACAACTGATTACATACTGAAAAATGCTATTCCACAGTTCAGTTAA
- the LOC107276820 gene encoding abscisic acid receptor PYL12: MQPSTSCLTNDAYKISGTRTFVVNPDPPLSVSFLLYRGKRRQRRALDTMPYAAVRPSPPPQLSRPIGSGAGGGKACPAVPCEVARYHEHAVGAGQCFSTVVQAIAAPADAVWSVVRRFDRPQAYKKFIKSCRLVDGDGGEVGSVREVRVVSGLPATSSRERLEVLDDDRRVLSFRIVGGEHRLANYRSVTTVHEAAAPAMAVVVESYVVDVPPGNTWEETRVFVDTIVRCNLQSLARTVERLAPEAPRANGSIDHA; this comes from the coding sequence ATGCAACCATCCACCTCTTGCCTCACAAATGACGCATATAAAATCTCAGGGACGAGAACTTTCGTCGTTAATCCTGACCCACCCCTGTCTGTCTCATTCTTACTTTACAGAGGAAAAAGAAGGCAACGACGAGCGCTTGATACAATGCCGTACGCCGCCGTAcgtccttcgccaccgccgcagctcAGCCGGCCGATCGGCTCCGGAGCCGGCGGCGGTAAGGCGTGCCCGGCGGTGCCGTGCGAGGTGGCGCGGTACCACGAGCACGCGGTGGGCGCGGGGCAGTGCTTCTCCACCGTGGTGCAGGCGatcgcggcgccggcggacgCGGTGTGGTCGGTGGTGCGGAGGTTCGACCGGCCGCAGGCGTACAAGAAGTTCATCAAGAGCTGCCGCCtcgtggacggcgacggcggcgaggtcgggtCGGTGCGGGAGGTGCGCGTCGTGTCCGGGCTGCCGGCCACGAGCAGCCGCGAGCGGCTCGAGGTCCTGGACGACGACCGCCGCGTGCTCAGCTTCCggatcgtcggcggcgagcaccgCCTCGCCAACTACCGCTCGGTGACCACCGtccacgaggcggcggcgccggcgatggccgtGGTGGTCGAGTCGTACGTGGTGGACGTGCCGCCGGGGAACACCTGGGAGGAGACGCGCGTGTTCGTGGACACGATCGTGCGCTGCAACCTCCAGTCGCTTGCGCGAACGGTCGAGCGGCTCGCGCCGGAAGCGCCGCGCGCCaacggatcgatcgatcatgcatga